The Nostoc sp. UHCC 0302 genome includes a window with the following:
- the hsdR gene encoding type I restriction-modification system endonuclease has product MLVSPNFGFLAVHDPQLVRLGALAERYFTNDPNTCVIKLRQFGELLAQLIAAQVGIYEGEERQIDLMRRLRDKGILKGKSYDLFNELRLAGNNATHALADDQRTALSNLKYARQLAIWFHRVTTKNPDFNPGPFVPPQDPEVETQALKQELEQLRAELQTSRTATELAQIAVQQEAQHRISAEELAKEAEAQRQVALNHLATLQATAQSQSVQTIQETIQRSQQAGENIDLDERETRRLIDIQLRSAGWEVNSEQLTYSIGTRPQKGRNLAIAEWPTDDGRADYVLFVGLQVMAVVEAKRQSTDVYAAIDQAKRYSRGYKIKDNETLPGGPWGEYKVPFVFATNGREFLRQLQTKSGIWFCDVRRPENIRRPLSTWYKPEAFVDALGQDEDQAHQRLAEEGFNYNLELRDYQIKAIQAVETRLAKGFRELLLAMATGTGKTKTCLILVYRLLKTKRFRRVLFLVDRTVLGEQTGNVFKETRIENLQTFADIFGLKELGEAVPDSDTKVHIDTVQAFVKRILYPGENAAVPTADQYDCIVVDECHRGYLLDRELSDTEITFRDFNDYVSKYRRVLDHFDAVKIGLTATPALHTTQIFGQPVYTYRYKEAVIDGHLIDCEPPIRIVTALSEDGIVWQPGAEMEYFDPLTGRIDLVNAPDEVKIEVERFNRQVVTEEFNRVICEYLAQNIDPSLPGKTLIFCVNDSHADIVVHLLKQALIDQYGSVEDDAVLKITGKADQPSQLIRRYKNEANPKIAVTVDLLTTGIDVPEICNLVFIRRVNSRILYEQMLGRATRRCDAIKKEVFYIYDAVNLYSALSPLSTMKPVAVNPKISFTQLVSELQTVNDSTATATIVEQFLAKLQRQQRKLGERNRESIEAAAGMPMADMINHLRQTDPQQLKQWFRQRAAIAQMLDARDGGRQPILISRHADELRRIERGYGNAQKPEDYLDSFGAYLRENINKIPALMVVTTRPRELTRAQLKELRLMLDLAGYSERTLQVAWREMTNADIAASIIGFIRQAALGDALVSYEERVDKAMRKILASQNWTPPQRKWLERIGKQLKAETIVDIETLDQGEFRTQGGGFVRLNKIFDGQLSEVLVQINESLWQDVG; this is encoded by the coding sequence ATGTTAGTATCGCCAAACTTTGGATTTCTAGCAGTCCATGATCCGCAACTGGTGCGACTAGGAGCTTTGGCAGAAAGGTATTTTACTAATGACCCTAATACTTGTGTAATAAAACTGCGTCAGTTTGGTGAACTACTGGCACAACTGATTGCTGCTCAAGTAGGAATATACGAAGGTGAAGAGCGGCAAATTGATTTGATGCGTCGCCTGCGGGACAAAGGAATCCTCAAAGGCAAGTCTTATGATTTATTCAATGAATTGCGTCTAGCTGGGAATAATGCTACACACGCGCTTGCTGATGACCAGAGAACTGCCCTGAGCAACTTGAAATATGCACGGCAGCTAGCAATCTGGTTTCATCGGGTTACGACCAAAAACCCAGATTTTAACCCTGGCCCGTTTGTCCCACCTCAAGACCCAGAGGTAGAAACCCAGGCGCTCAAACAAGAATTAGAACAGTTGCGGGCTGAGTTACAAACCAGTCGCACAGCCACAGAACTAGCACAAATCGCTGTCCAACAAGAAGCACAGCATCGCATATCCGCAGAAGAATTAGCCAAAGAAGCTGAGGCACAAAGACAAGTTGCCTTAAATCACCTTGCAACTCTTCAAGCCACAGCACAAAGTCAGTCTGTACAAACAATTCAAGAAACTATTCAGCGTTCCCAACAAGCAGGAGAAAACATTGACCTGGATGAACGGGAAACCCGCCGCCTCATCGATATTCAGCTAAGGTCTGCTGGTTGGGAAGTAAATTCAGAGCAGCTTACGTACAGTATAGGCACTCGTCCGCAAAAAGGTAGGAATTTGGCGATCGCAGAATGGCCTACAGATGATGGACGCGCTGACTACGTTCTGTTTGTGGGACTCCAGGTAATGGCTGTAGTCGAAGCCAAACGCCAAAGCACTGATGTTTATGCTGCCATCGACCAAGCCAAACGTTACAGCCGCGGTTACAAAATTAAAGATAACGAAACCTTACCCGGTGGCCCCTGGGGAGAATACAAAGTACCTTTCGTCTTTGCCACTAATGGACGAGAATTTTTGAGACAGTTGCAAACCAAAAGCGGCATTTGGTTTTGTGATGTACGCCGCCCTGAAAATATCCGTCGTCCTCTTAGCACTTGGTACAAACCAGAAGCTTTTGTTGATGCACTTGGGCAGGATGAAGACCAAGCACACCAACGACTTGCCGAAGAAGGTTTTAACTATAACCTGGAACTGCGTGATTACCAAATCAAAGCGATTCAAGCCGTTGAAACAAGATTAGCCAAAGGCTTTAGAGAATTATTATTAGCAATGGCCACAGGGACAGGTAAAACTAAAACCTGCCTTATTTTGGTTTATCGTCTTCTCAAGACTAAACGTTTTCGCCGCGTTCTTTTTCTGGTAGACCGCACAGTATTGGGAGAACAGACAGGTAATGTTTTTAAAGAAACGCGAATAGAGAATTTACAAACTTTCGCTGATATTTTTGGTCTAAAAGAACTGGGTGAGGCAGTACCAGATAGCGATACCAAAGTCCACATTGATACTGTACAAGCATTTGTCAAGCGTATTCTTTACCCAGGCGAGAACGCAGCCGTTCCTACCGCCGATCAGTATGATTGCATTGTTGTGGATGAATGCCACAGAGGATATTTGCTAGATAGGGAATTAAGCGATACAGAAATCACCTTCCGCGACTTTAACGATTATGTTTCTAAGTATCGCCGCGTCCTCGACCATTTTGATGCCGTGAAAATTGGACTTACTGCAACCCCTGCCCTGCATACTACGCAAATATTTGGTCAACCTGTTTACACCTACAGATATAAAGAAGCAGTCATTGATGGCCACCTCATTGACTGTGAGCCTCCCATCCGCATAGTGACAGCCCTTAGCGAAGATGGCATAGTGTGGCAACCAGGGGCAGAAATGGAATATTTTGACCCGCTCACAGGCAGGATTGATCTAGTTAATGCCCCTGATGAAGTCAAAATTGAAGTAGAACGATTTAACCGCCAAGTGGTTACTGAAGAATTTAATCGAGTCATCTGCGAATATTTAGCCCAAAATATTGACCCTTCATTACCAGGGAAAACCTTAATATTTTGTGTGAATGATAGTCACGCTGATATTGTTGTTCACTTATTAAAACAAGCCTTAATTGACCAGTATGGCAGTGTTGAAGATGATGCAGTTCTTAAGATTACTGGCAAGGCAGACCAACCATCACAATTAATTCGCCGCTATAAAAACGAAGCTAACCCGAAAATTGCCGTGACGGTAGACTTGTTAACTACTGGCATTGATGTACCCGAAATCTGCAATTTAGTCTTTATTCGACGGGTAAACTCGCGCATCCTTTACGAACAAATGTTAGGACGGGCTACACGTCGTTGCGATGCGATTAAAAAAGAAGTTTTCTACATTTACGATGCAGTAAATCTATATTCAGCCCTGTCGCCTTTGTCCACAATGAAACCAGTGGCAGTTAACCCCAAGATTTCGTTTACCCAACTGGTGTCAGAATTGCAGACAGTTAACGACAGCACTGCTACGGCTACCATTGTTGAACAATTCTTAGCCAAACTGCAACGCCAGCAAAGAAAACTAGGCGAGCGCAACCGGGAGAGTATTGAAGCTGCTGCCGGAATGCCAATGGCAGACATGATCAATCATTTGCGCCAAACCGACCCTCAGCAACTCAAGCAATGGTTTAGACAAAGAGCAGCGATCGCACAAATGTTAGATGCTAGAGATGGCGGTAGGCAACCGATACTAATTTCCCGTCATGCCGACGAGCTACGGCGTATAGAGAGGGGGTATGGTAATGCTCAAAAACCCGAAGATTATTTAGATAGTTTTGGGGCATATTTACGAGAGAACATCAATAAGATTCCAGCTTTGATGGTAGTTACTACCCGTCCCCGCGAGTTAACCAGAGCGCAGTTAAAGGAATTGCGTTTAATGCTAGACCTTGCGGGATATTCAGAAAGGACGTTACAGGTGGCATGGCGGGAGATGACCAATGCTGATATTGCCGCTTCAATCATTGGCTTTATCCGCCAAGCCGCTTTGGGTGATGCTTTGGTTTCTTACGAAGAGAGGGTAGACAAGGCAATGAGGAAAATTCTGGCTTCTCAAAACTGGACACCACCTCAACGCAAATGGCTAGAGCGTATTGGTAAGCAATTGAAAGCTGAGACGATTGTTGATATTGAAACGCTAGACCAAGGCGAATTTAGAACCCAAGGTGGCGGTTTTGTTAGGTTAAATAAAATATTTGATGGGCAGTTGTCAGAGGTTTTAGTGCAGATTAATGAATCGCTATGGCAAGATGTGGGTTAA
- a CDS encoding Uma2 family endonuclease: MAQTLHQLATFDEFIEWYPNDGKRYELHRGVIVEMAPPTGEHEKVVGFIARKLTVEFDRLNLPYTIPKTAFVKTPDAESAYSPDVLLLNLDNLANESLFQKQSTVTQAASVPIVVEVVSTNWRDDYYSKLGDYEEMGIPEYWIADYAALGARKFIGNPKQPTIFVCQLIDGEYQMNPFQGNAVIASPTFPELNLTAQQIFDAAKY, translated from the coding sequence ATGGCTCAAACCTTGCATCAATTAGCTACATTTGATGAATTTATCGAATGGTATCCTAACGATGGCAAACGTTATGAATTACACAGGGGAGTAATTGTTGAAATGGCGCCTCCAACCGGAGAACATGAAAAAGTTGTAGGGTTTATAGCTCGGAAATTAACTGTCGAGTTTGATCGCCTGAACCTTCCTTATACTATACCTAAAACTGCATTCGTTAAAACACCTGATGCTGAATCTGCTTATTCGCCTGATGTGTTGCTGCTAAATCTTGATAATCTCGCCAATGAATCGCTTTTTCAAAAACAGTCAACAGTAACCCAAGCTGCATCCGTTCCAATAGTAGTTGAGGTTGTATCAACTAACTGGCGCGATGATTACTACAGTAAGCTTGGAGACTATGAAGAAATGGGCATTCCTGAATATTGGATTGCTGATTATGCTGCATTAGGAGCAAGAAAATTCATCGGTAACCCGAAACAACCCACTATTTTTGTATGTCAATTAATTGATGGGGAATATCAAATGAATCCGTTTCAAGGCAATGCTGTGATCGCATCACCTACCTTTCCCGAATTAAATTTAACCGCACAGCAAATTTTTGATGCGGCCAAATATTGA
- a CDS encoding N-6 DNA methylase: protein MSATTDIVQKLWNLCHILRDDGITYLAYVTELTYLLFLKMAQETGTETQIPEGYRWGDLVTRDGIEQMNFYRAALLELGTNSSLRVQAIFVNAQTALKKPQILTKLVKSIDELDWYSAKEEGLGDLYEGLLERNASEKKSGAGQYFTPRPLIDCMVELIKPQAGELVQDPAAGTGGFLIASDRYIRKYTSDLFDLSEAEQSFHRHQAFYGIELVQDAHRLLLMNMLLHGIEGAVELGDTLSSDGQQLPKANVILTNPPFGTKKGGGLPTRDDFTYPTSNKQLAFLQHIYRGLLPGGRAAVVLPDNVLFEDGVGRSIRADLMDKCNLHTILRLPTGIFYAQGVKTNVLFFQRGTTDKGNTKQVWFYDMRTNMPSFGKRIPLTRQHFSEFEQCYGDDPNGNSPRVDQEEDGRFRCFTREQITKRNDNLDISWLRDESLQSGDNLPEPEVIAAEIMEKLRIATKEMESLMILLEGEEAAEAVSTSVGLSTLE from the coding sequence TTGAGCGCAACTACTGACATCGTACAAAAACTCTGGAATCTCTGTCATATCCTGCGGGATGATGGGATTACTTATCTGGCTTATGTAACAGAGTTAACATACTTGCTGTTCCTCAAGATGGCACAGGAAACAGGTACAGAAACTCAAATCCCTGAAGGTTATCGTTGGGGTGATTTGGTGACCAGAGATGGCATCGAACAGATGAACTTCTACCGTGCTGCCCTGTTGGAGTTGGGGACTAACAGTTCGCTACGAGTACAGGCAATTTTTGTTAATGCTCAAACTGCCCTTAAAAAACCACAAATTCTTACCAAACTAGTCAAAAGTATTGATGAGCTTGACTGGTACTCTGCCAAAGAAGAAGGGTTAGGCGACCTGTATGAAGGGCTTTTAGAGAGAAACGCCAGTGAGAAAAAATCTGGTGCAGGGCAATACTTTACCCCGCGTCCTTTGATTGATTGCATGGTGGAACTCATCAAACCTCAAGCAGGAGAACTGGTACAAGACCCTGCTGCTGGTACTGGTGGGTTTTTAATTGCCAGTGATCGCTACATTAGAAAATACACGAGTGACTTATTTGATTTAAGCGAAGCCGAACAGTCATTTCACCGCCACCAAGCATTTTACGGCATTGAATTAGTCCAAGATGCCCATCGACTGTTATTGATGAATATGCTGTTACATGGCATTGAGGGGGCTGTAGAGTTGGGGGATACTCTCTCTAGTGATGGGCAGCAGTTACCAAAAGCCAATGTTATCTTGACTAACCCCCCTTTCGGAACGAAAAAGGGTGGTGGATTGCCAACACGCGATGATTTTACATATCCTACATCAAACAAGCAGTTAGCTTTTTTACAGCATATCTACCGGGGATTGTTGCCGGGAGGTAGGGCAGCAGTGGTATTACCTGATAATGTACTGTTTGAAGATGGGGTAGGGCGCAGCATTCGTGCGGATTTAATGGATAAGTGCAATTTGCATACCATTCTCAGGCTGCCCACTGGGATATTTTATGCCCAAGGTGTTAAGACTAACGTACTGTTTTTTCAACGTGGAACAACAGATAAGGGCAACACCAAGCAGGTGTGGTTTTACGATATGCGAACCAATATGCCCAGTTTTGGTAAGCGTATTCCTCTAACTCGTCAGCATTTCTCTGAATTTGAGCAGTGCTATGGAGATGACCCGAATGGTAATAGTCCCCGTGTAGATCAAGAAGAAGATGGACGCTTCCGGTGTTTTACACGAGAGCAGATTACTAAGCGTAATGATAACCTTGATATTTCCTGGTTACGGGATGAGAGTTTGCAGTCGGGGGATAATCTGCCAGAGCCAGAGGTAATTGCGGCTGAGATTATGGAAAAACTGCGGATTGCAACTAAGGAGATGGAGTCACTGATGATACTGCTGGAAGGGGAAGAGGCGGCAGAGGCTGTTAGTACTTCAGTAGGGTTGTCAACTTTAGAATAG
- a CDS encoding restriction endonuclease subunit S, producing the protein MGDKLAFNISQVSNLPDGWCWGILDQLMKKIVDGTHHTPTYVEHGVPFLSVKDIRDGQIYFDSCKYISQEEHKKLCQRCYPEYGDLLITKSGTIGRCAIVKAKCEFSLFVSVALLKPASSEINISFISLAFQAWFQTINVQNDITGSAIKNFHLVDFKQLALPLPPLNEQRRIVAKIEELKERTQRAKEALEAIPALLKQFRQSVLAAAFRGDLTADWREENPDVEPASVLLERTSHSLNLNFHKETNNINRDQQIIPNTWSWTPLKLVVKNIQAGKNFSCPEIPVTEDKVGLVKISAVTWGFFDEKETKTVTDKSKIEPSLFINEGDFLISRANTLELVGASVVVEEIRHKIMISDKVWRVTFLEAENNYINFYLKSKLGRKEIESRATGNQLSMRNISQNAFKDVVIAIPPLIEQKEIIYRVKYFYKIADAIEYQYQEIKANLGLLDQSILGKAFRGELVPQDPNDEPASVLLERIRAEYAKLKTKTDKKSTAKTSTRRTKNTQLQEEEPVQLELGLES; encoded by the coding sequence GTGGGTGATAAGTTAGCTTTTAATATTTCTCAAGTATCTAACTTGCCTGATGGTTGGTGTTGGGGAATACTCGATCAACTTATGAAAAAAATTGTTGATGGAACACATCATACTCCAACTTACGTTGAGCATGGAGTACCATTTTTATCAGTAAAAGATATTAGAGATGGACAAATATATTTTGATAGTTGTAAATACATTTCACAAGAAGAACATAAAAAACTGTGCCAAAGATGCTATCCAGAATATGGAGATTTGCTAATTACTAAAAGCGGAACTATTGGGCGCTGTGCAATAGTAAAAGCAAAGTGTGAATTTAGCTTATTCGTTAGTGTGGCTTTGCTTAAACCAGCCTCATCTGAGATAAACATATCATTTATATCCCTTGCCTTTCAAGCATGGTTTCAAACCATAAATGTTCAAAACGACATTACAGGAAGTGCTATCAAAAATTTTCATCTAGTTGATTTCAAACAATTAGCACTTCCCCTCCCACCCCTCAACGAACAACGCCGTATAGTTGCCAAGATTGAGGAATTGAAAGAACGCACGCAGCGAGCAAAGGAAGCACTTGAGGCAATTCCTGCGCTGCTAAAGCAGTTTCGTCAGTCTGTCCTCGCTGCTGCCTTTCGTGGCGACCTTACTGCTGATTGGCGGGAGGAGAATCCTGATGTTGAACCTGCTTCGGTTTTGCTTGAGCGAACTTCACATAGCTTGAATCTGAACTTTCATAAAGAAACAAATAATATTAATAGAGATCAACAAATAATCCCAAATACCTGGAGTTGGACTCCGCTTAAATTAGTTGTAAAAAATATTCAAGCTGGGAAAAACTTTTCTTGTCCTGAAATACCAGTTACAGAAGATAAAGTAGGTTTAGTAAAAATTAGTGCTGTAACTTGGGGATTTTTTGATGAGAAAGAAACTAAAACTGTTACAGATAAATCTAAAATTGAGCCTAGTTTATTTATTAATGAAGGGGATTTTTTAATTTCACGAGCAAATACACTTGAGTTAGTAGGAGCATCAGTAGTAGTTGAAGAAATAAGACATAAAATAATGATTAGCGATAAGGTCTGGCGAGTTACATTCTTAGAAGCTGAAAATAATTATATAAATTTTTACTTGAAATCAAAATTAGGAAGAAAAGAAATAGAGAGCCGTGCTACTGGTAATCAACTTTCTATGCGAAATATATCTCAAAATGCTTTTAAAGATGTTGTTATAGCTATCCCACCACTTATAGAACAAAAAGAAATTATCTATAGGGTAAAATACTTTTACAAAATTGCTGATGCAATTGAGTACCAGTACCAAGAAATTAAAGCAAACCTAGGCCTGCTTGATCAATCCATACTGGGTAAAGCCTTTCGTGGTGAACTCGTACCCCAAGACCCTAACGACGAACCTGCATCAGTCCTGCTAGAACGAATCCGTGCAGAATACGCCAAACTCAAAACTAAAACAGATAAAAAATCTACAGCTAAAACAAGCACTCGACGTACCAAAAACACACAGCTGCAAGAAGAGGAACCTGTGCAGCTAGAACTGGGGCTGGAATCATGA
- a CDS encoding Mov34/MPN/PAD-1 family protein, with the protein MSDLEFWSEDKRFALKIHNREISQLLKVCVRAGVQETGGILVGFYTELHNCAVITSISDAPSDSHSGHNWFYRGTHDLQQWLNRLWMRDKKQYYLGEWHFHPFSNSNPSEIDISQMQKIGESSSYQCPEPLLLIIGGDPNNQWNMKAYIFPRNYPQIELIIYN; encoded by the coding sequence ATGAGCGATTTAGAATTTTGGTCGGAAGACAAAAGATTTGCATTAAAAATACATAATAGAGAAATATCTCAATTATTAAAAGTTTGTGTACGTGCAGGTGTACAAGAAACGGGAGGAATTCTTGTAGGTTTCTACACCGAGTTACACAACTGTGCAGTCATTACATCTATTTCTGATGCTCCTTCAGATTCTCATAGTGGTCACAACTGGTTTTATAGAGGTACACATGACCTTCAACAATGGCTAAATCGTTTATGGATGAGAGATAAAAAGCAATATTATCTAGGTGAATGGCACTTCCATCCGTTTTCTAATTCTAACCCTAGCGAAATAGACATTAGCCAGATGCAGAAAATTGGAGAGTCTAGTTCTTATCAATGCCCTGAACCATTACTATTAATTATCGGTGGTGATCCTAATAATCAATGGAATATGAAAGCTTATATTTTTCCTAGAAATTATCCTCAAATAGAGCTAATTATCTATAACTGA
- a CDS encoding ThiF family adenylyltransferase has translation MSYKKIPSTELLAARRVLESISCVEILHDWTWNEQVATWTLHCRIYINSQPSIFIPQSTNWYVLVSSEYPWGNIGFYPAKEKGLTHTFLHQNFNSFGDSKVPWRDGKICLDTTVHALGRQGYHSEPYDYHWRLEWHFRRAIEWLVAASENKLIYPGDPFELPHFPLSNSITVAFSESEESFSQWQKISESVGLVQLISLRKKPDVFFIKSFQSIRGKELLRLTWGRDMNELKSESVLGIWILLQQIPVFSPWQVPVTWRELREVCREQKININEQLKIAAKFIRDGKSHIALIGFPIPAEIDGNLHQIHWQALQLPVLSESIKTAKGFRTNEEGYWQRDRTEILRGNVNLVWLNSENWHIRHIATRGKLPEPLASKKILLLGAGAIGSVVAEILSRGNAHKITILDSDTFEIGNLTRHTLSLYDLKVKKATKLATRLNSTSPHGTVVGIDRNFPQLEETDKANIQQSDIILDCTGSDTVLYHLEHFFWGSCKLFISISLGIGGKHLFLFSSYGDSFPYATFRAMLNPWLHKELKEYKGQQLPREGIGCWHPVFPARIDDVWMMASIAVKHIESLSTSPPENPNLVVFEQIYQNGTFLGLHQLDS, from the coding sequence GTGAGCTATAAAAAGATACCTTCTACGGAGCTTCTTGCTGCTCGTAGAGTCCTTGAGAGTATATCATGCGTTGAAATTTTACATGACTGGACATGGAACGAGCAAGTAGCTACTTGGACATTGCACTGTCGCATATATATTAATTCACAACCAAGTATCTTTATTCCACAATCAACAAACTGGTATGTTCTGGTTAGTTCAGAGTATCCTTGGGGAAACATTGGGTTTTATCCAGCAAAGGAAAAGGGGCTTACCCACACCTTTCTTCACCAAAATTTTAATAGTTTTGGCGATAGTAAAGTACCTTGGCGTGACGGTAAAATCTGCTTAGATACTACTGTTCATGCTTTAGGTCGTCAAGGCTATCATAGCGAACCTTACGATTATCACTGGAGGCTAGAATGGCACTTTAGGCGTGCTATAGAATGGTTAGTGGCCGCCTCAGAAAATAAACTGATTTATCCAGGCGATCCGTTTGAGCTTCCTCATTTTCCTTTAAGTAATTCTATAACAGTTGCTTTCTCGGAAAGTGAGGAGTCTTTTAGTCAATGGCAAAAAATTTCTGAATCGGTTGGACTGGTTCAGTTAATATCTTTGCGTAAAAAACCAGATGTATTTTTTATAAAATCATTTCAATCAATTCGTGGCAAAGAATTACTTAGGCTTACATGGGGCCGAGACATGAACGAATTGAAAAGTGAGTCAGTTTTAGGAATATGGATACTTTTACAACAAATCCCTGTCTTCAGCCCTTGGCAGGTTCCAGTAACATGGAGAGAGTTACGAGAAGTTTGTCGAGAGCAGAAAATTAACATTAATGAACAGTTAAAAATAGCTGCAAAGTTTATACGTGATGGGAAAAGCCATATTGCTCTTATTGGTTTTCCGATTCCTGCTGAGATAGATGGTAATTTACACCAGATACATTGGCAAGCACTACAATTGCCTGTTTTATCCGAAAGTATAAAAACTGCTAAAGGTTTCAGAACAAATGAAGAGGGATATTGGCAGCGAGACAGAACTGAAATTCTGCGTGGAAATGTAAATTTAGTTTGGCTTAACTCAGAGAACTGGCATATTAGGCATATTGCAACTCGTGGTAAACTACCTGAACCCTTAGCTTCTAAGAAAATACTTTTATTGGGTGCAGGAGCTATTGGTTCAGTAGTTGCTGAAATTTTAAGTCGAGGGAATGCACACAAGATAACTATCTTAGACTCAGATACCTTTGAAATAGGTAATTTAACACGGCATACCCTCAGTTTGTATGACCTAAAAGTAAAAAAAGCTACTAAACTTGCTACTCGTCTTAACAGTACTTCTCCTCACGGTACTGTGGTAGGTATTGATCGCAACTTCCCTCAACTTGAAGAAACTGACAAAGCTAACATTCAACAGTCTGACATAATTCTTGATTGTACAGGAAGTGATACAGTACTTTACCACTTAGAGCATTTTTTCTGGGGGAGTTGTAAACTATTTATTTCTATCTCGCTGGGGATAGGTGGCAAGCACTTGTTCTTATTTTCGAGTTATGGTGATAGTTTTCCTTATGCTACTTTTAGAGCTATGCTAAATCCGTGGCTACACAAAGAACTTAAGGAATATAAAGGGCAACAATTGCCAAGGGAAGGGATTGGATGCTGGCATCCTGTGTTTCCTGCTCGGATTGATGATGTATGGATGATGGCATCAATAGCAGTGAAACATATTGAATCATTGTCAACATCGCCCCCAGAAAACCCTAATTTAGTTGTTTTTGAGCAAATATATCAAAATGGGACTTTTTTAGGTCTTCATCAGCTTGATAGCTAA
- a CDS encoding SAVED domain-containing protein, whose product MAKRAIAARIQGDDYQARWFWFQVCRLFSERTKVVRVGYEANNIKSFDDVVVYYKGMQDDEGNPLNTEYHQVKFHVTSAGAFTYKGMMNPAFINATSVSILQRLKNAQTQYAPNGTEAHFILYSPWQIDPDDRLAQVHSKTDGRLDWHRLAEGGSNSLMGKLRAEWREHLSIETDEELCLVLRPLRILQGRTLKEIGDWLNDKLYRAGLLPIEEGRLCNSYDELARRLIQSEKTEFTRADIEAICKRENLWLGHSIVEPDVYRLGIRSFLRWAEHLEDETDAMLDLLRYFNGRSIRSLDLWQTEIYPSVDKFLTNHLRFGQRCHLHLHTHASIAFASGYCLNSKSGIDVALTQSTGTGREIWRPSPCLVPNQYPAWTVTQESMVEDGTDVAIALSVTHSVASDVQAYIALAQLPIHRIFFYMPSNGANSQAIVDATHAKLLADQLSARLRSDRTILERQGKLHIFVAAPNALVFFIGQLARSFGSCIFYEYDFDQNTPGAYQPSLMFPPL is encoded by the coding sequence ATGGCTAAAAGAGCAATTGCTGCTCGTATTCAAGGAGATGACTATCAAGCGCGATGGTTTTGGTTTCAAGTTTGCCGTCTCTTTAGTGAGCGCACAAAAGTTGTGCGTGTTGGTTATGAAGCAAACAACATTAAATCTTTTGATGATGTTGTGGTCTATTATAAAGGTATGCAAGATGATGAGGGCAACCCTCTCAATACGGAGTACCATCAGGTAAAGTTCCATGTTACATCAGCTGGAGCTTTTACTTATAAGGGCATGATGAACCCTGCATTTATCAATGCCACATCAGTTTCCATACTTCAACGCCTAAAAAATGCCCAGACCCAATATGCTCCTAACGGTACTGAAGCTCACTTCATACTTTATTCGCCTTGGCAAATTGATCCTGATGATCGTCTTGCACAAGTACACTCTAAGACCGATGGCAGACTTGACTGGCATCGCTTGGCTGAAGGCGGTTCTAACTCCCTCATGGGTAAGTTACGGGCTGAGTGGCGTGAACACTTAAGCATTGAAACAGATGAAGAACTGTGCCTTGTTCTGCGTCCTTTAAGGATTTTACAAGGACGAACTCTTAAAGAAATTGGTGACTGGCTTAACGATAAACTATATAGAGCTGGGCTTCTTCCTATTGAAGAAGGGCGTTTATGTAATTCTTACGATGAACTAGCACGGCGATTAATTCAAAGTGAAAAAACAGAATTTACTCGTGCTGACATTGAAGCTATTTGTAAGCGCGAAAATCTTTGGCTAGGGCATTCTATCGTGGAACCTGATGTCTACCGTCTTGGAATTCGTAGTTTTCTTCGTTGGGCTGAACACTTAGAAGATGAAACCGATGCTATGTTAGATTTGCTTCGATACTTTAATGGTCGTAGTATTCGGTCTTTAGATCTCTGGCAAACAGAAATATATCCCTCGGTAGATAAATTTCTTACTAACCACTTACGTTTCGGTCAACGTTGCCACTTACATCTCCATACCCATGCGTCAATTGCCTTTGCTTCTGGATATTGCCTTAACTCAAAATCTGGAATAGATGTCGCACTTACTCAGTCTACCGGAACTGGAAGAGAGATTTGGCGACCATCTCCTTGCCTTGTTCCTAACCAATACCCTGCTTGGACTGTTACTCAAGAATCAATGGTAGAAGACGGTACAGATGTAGCTATTGCTCTCTCTGTAACCCATTCAGTTGCATCGGATGTTCAAGCATATATTGCACTAGCACAGTTGCCAATTCATCGGATTTTTTTCTATATGCCTTCTAATGGGGCTAACTCGCAAGCAATAGTCGATGCAACACACGCTAAATTACTTGCTGATCAATTATCAGCCCGTTTGAGAAGCGATCGTACAATTCTGGAACGCCAAGGGAAACTACATATTTTTGTTGCTGCCCCAAATGCGCTAGTTTTTTTTATTGGTCAACTAGCCCGTAGCTTTGGCTCATGTATTTTTTATGAATACGACTTCGACCAAAATACACCTGGTGCATATCAGCCATCTCTGATGTTTCCACCTCTTTAA